From Microbacterium sp. CGR2:
GCTGTGCCGATGACCCTCGGGCAGGAGTTCCACGGCTTCGCGTCGACACTCGGCTTCGACCACTCGCGCCTCACCGAGAACGCCTCACTCATGTTCGAGATCAACATGGGCGCGACAGCGATCGGCACGGGCATCACCACCCACACGGACTACGCGCCGGCGGTGCTGAAGCACCTTCGCGAGATCACCGCGCTCGATCTGATGACCTCGGCCGACCTGGTGGAGGCCACCAGCGACACCGGCTCGTTCATGTCGTTCTCCTCGTCGCTGAAGCGCAACGCGATGAAGCTGTCGAAGATCTGCAACGACCTCCGACTGCTCTCGTCCGGGCCCCAGGCCGGTTTCGGCGAGATCAACCTCCCCGCGATGCAGGCAGGCTCCAGCATCATGCCCGGCAAGGTCAACCCCGTGATCCCGGAAGTCGTGAACCAGGTCGCCTTCGCAGTGGCCGGTGCCGACATGACGGTCACGATGGCGGCGGAGGGAGGGCAGCTGCAGCTGAACGCCTTCGAGCCGGTGATCGCGCACTCGATCTTCCAGTCGATCACCTGGATGCGTCAGGCGATGTGGACCCTCCGGGTCAACTGCGTCGACGGCATCACCGCGAACCGTGATCGCCTCGGTGCGATGGTCGGCGCTTCCGTCGGCGTGATCACCGCGCTGACGCCGTTCATCGGTTATGCCGCCGCCGCCGCCCTGGCGAAGACCGCCCTCCTCACCAACCGGAACGTCGCCGATCTCGTCGTCGAGGCCGGACTGATGTCTCGGGAAGAGGTCGTCAAGCAGCTCTCGCCCGCACGCCTGTCCGGGCTGGAGACCGTGACGGCCGCGATCCCGGTGATCACCCCGGACGACCTCGTCGAGATCTGAGTGATGCGCCCCCGATCGTCGGGTCGGGGGCGCTCAGTCGGTGATGCGGCAGTGGGTGGTGAGCTCACCGATTCCGTCGATGGCGACCGTCACGGTCGAACGGTCGCGGAGGAAGATCTGCGGGTCGCGGGAGTAACCTGCGCCCCCCGGGCTGCCCGTCGAGATCAGCGTGCCGGGCAGGAGCGTGAGCGACTGCGAGAGGTGCGCGATGAGCTTCGCGACCGAGCGGACCATCTGGTCTGTGCTGGCGTCCTGCACCGTGTGGCCGTCGACCACGGTCCAGATGTGCAGATCCTGGGGATCGGCGACCTCGTCCGCGGTGACGGCGAACGGCCCGGTCGGCGTGAAGCCGTCGAAGGACTTGCAGCGTGACCACTGCGCCTCGGAGAACTGGATGTTGCGCGCGGTGATGTCATTGACCACCGTGTAGCCCCACACATGCGAGAGCGCGTCGGCCTCGCTGACGTCCTTCGCCGGGGTGCCGATGAGCACACCGAGTTCTGCCTCGTAGTCGACGGCCTCGCTCAGGCTGCGGGGCCACGACGTGGTCTGCTGGTGTCCCGACAGCGAATTCGGCCAGAGCGTGAAGACGGTCGGAGCGGCGTCGGTCTTCAGCCCCAGCTCGCTGGAGTGCGCCGCGTAGTTCAGTCCGACAGCCAGCACAGCGGGCGGGGCGATCACTGCAGACGCGTACGCCCAGTCGGCGAGCGGATGCCGTGGTGCGACGCCATCGCTGAGCGCCCGGCGCAGCGCGTCGAGCCCCGCGTCGCCTCTCTCGATCAGCTGCTGCAGGGTCGCAGGAGCGTCGTTCAGGAGATCAGAGACGAGGATGGCGTCCGAGCCCTGGATCACGGCGAGGGCCGCGAGAGGGGAGTCAGGACGGCGCAGATGAGCGAACCGCATGGGTTCTACGCTACCGGGTGGAGCCTGCTCACAGGCGTGGTGGGGCCGTCCGCAAGCGATCACAGCGGCTTGTGCCCATATGCTTTGGCTATGAGTCTCGGAGGACCGCCGCAACCGCAGCAGCCAACGCCGTACAGCCCGCCACCGGCGCAGCCTCCGGGGGCTCCGCAGTACTCCGCGCCGCAGTACT
This genomic window contains:
- a CDS encoding aspartate ammonia-lyase, with amino-acid sequence MASAAPALTRTETDSLGSMEIPVDAYWGIHTARADANFPITKRPISVYPDLVVALAMVKQASARANREIGVLDPERADLIDRAAQRVIDGEFHEQFTVGVIQGGAGTSTNMNANEVITNIALEMAGREKGDYAYLSPIDHTNRSQSTNDVYPTAVKIGLSLTLRSLLEELDLLRLSFLNKSREFHDVLKVGRTQLQDAVPMTLGQEFHGFASTLGFDHSRLTENASLMFEINMGATAIGTGITTHTDYAPAVLKHLREITALDLMTSADLVEATSDTGSFMSFSSSLKRNAMKLSKICNDLRLLSSGPQAGFGEINLPAMQAGSSIMPGKVNPVIPEVVNQVAFAVAGADMTVTMAAEGGQLQLNAFEPVIAHSIFQSITWMRQAMWTLRVNCVDGITANRDRLGAMVGASVGVITALTPFIGYAAAAALAKTALLTNRNVADLVVEAGLMSREEVVKQLSPARLSGLETVTAAIPVITPDDLVEI
- a CDS encoding fumarylacetoacetate hydrolase family protein encodes the protein MRFAHLRRPDSPLAALAVIQGSDAILVSDLLNDAPATLQQLIERGDAGLDALRRALSDGVAPRHPLADWAYASAVIAPPAVLAVGLNYAAHSSELGLKTDAAPTVFTLWPNSLSGHQQTTSWPRSLSEAVDYEAELGVLIGTPAKDVSEADALSHVWGYTVVNDITARNIQFSEAQWSRCKSFDGFTPTGPFAVTADEVADPQDLHIWTVVDGHTVQDASTDQMVRSVAKLIAHLSQSLTLLPGTLISTGSPGGAGYSRDPQIFLRDRSTVTVAIDGIGELTTHCRITD